The following are encoded together in the Odocoileus virginianus isolate 20LAN1187 ecotype Illinois chromosome 28, Ovbor_1.2, whole genome shotgun sequence genome:
- the DDB1 gene encoding DNA damage-binding protein 1 → MSYNYVVTAQKPTAVNGCVTGHFTSAEDLNLLIAKNTRLEIYVVTAEGLRPVKEVGMYGKIAVMELFRPKGESKDLLFILTAKYNACILEYKQSGESIDIITRAHGNVQDRIGRPSETGIIGIIDPECRMIGLRLYDGLFKVIPLDRDNKELKAFNIRLEELHVIDVKFLYGCQAPTICFVYQDPQGRHVKTYEVSLREKEFNKGPWKQENVEAEASMVIAVPEPFGGAIIIGQESITYHNGDKYLAIAPPIIKQSTIVCHNRVDPNGSRYLLGDMEGRLFMLLLEKEEQMDGTVTLKDLRVELLGETSIAECLTYLDNGVVFVGSRLGDSQLVKLNVDSNEQGSYVVAMETFTNLGPIVDMCVVDLERQGQGQLVTCSGAFKEGSLRIIRNGIGIHEHASIDLPGIKGLWPLRSDPNRETDDTLVLSFVGQTRVLMLNGEEVEETELMGFVDDQQTFFCGNVAHQQLIQITSASVRLVSQEPKALVSEWKEPQGKNISVASCNSSQVVVAVGRALYYLQIHPQELRQISHTEMEHEVACLDITPLGDSNGMSPLCAIGLWTDISARIAKLPSFELLHKEMLGGEIIPRSILMTTFESSHYLLCALGDGALFYFGLNIETGLLSDRKKVTLGTQPTVLRTFRSLSTTNVFACSDRPTVIYSSNHKLVFSNVNLKEVNYMCPLNSDGYPDSLALANNSTLTIGTIDEIQKLHIRTVPLYESPRKICYQEVSQCFGVLSSRIEVQDTSGGTTALRPSASTQALSSSVSSSKLFSSSTAPHETSFGEEVEVHNLLIIDQHTFEVLHAHQFLQNEYALSLVSCKLGKDPNTYFIVGTAMVYPEEAEPKQGRIVVFQYSDGKLQTVAEKEVKGAVYSMVEFNGKLLASINSTVRLYEWTTEKELRTECNHYNNIMALYLKTKGDFILVGDLMRSVLLLAYKPMEGNFEEIARDFNPNWMSAVEILDDDNFLGAENAFNLFVCQKDSAATTDEERQHLQEVGLFHLGEFVNVFCHGSLVMQNLGETSTPTQGSVLFGTVNGMIGLVTSLSESWYNLLLDMQNRLNKVIKSVGKIEHSFWRSFHTERKTEPATGFIDGDLIESFLDISRPKMQEVVANLQYDDGSGMKREATADDLIKVVEELTRIH, encoded by the exons GACCGAATTGGCCGCCCGTCAGAGACAGGCATTATTGGCATCATTGACCCCGAGTGCCGAATGATTGGCCTGCGACTCTATGATGGCTTGTTCAAGGTTATTCCACTAGACCGGGACAATAAAGAGCTCAAGGCCTTTAACATCCGCCTGGAGGAGTTGCATGTTATTGACGTCAAGTTCTTATATGGTTGCCAAGCACCTACCATCTGCTTTGTCTACCAG GACCCTCAGGGGCGGCACGTAAAAACCTATGAGGTGTCTCTCCGAGAGAAGGAGTTCAATAAGGGCCCTTGGAAACAGGAAAACGTAGAAGCTGAAGCTTCCATGGTGATTGCAG TCCCTGAGCCCTTTGGAGGCGCCATCATCATTGGACAGGAGTCGATCACATATCACAACGGTGACAAATACCTGGCTATTGCCCCTCCCATCATTAAG CAAAGCACCATTGTGTGTCACAACCGAGTGGACCCCAATGGCTCTCGCTATCTGCTGGGAGACATGGAAGGACGGCTCTTCATGCTGCTTTTGGAGAAGGAGGAGCAGATGGATGGCACCGTCACCCTCAAGGATCTCCGTGTGGAGCTCCTTGGGGAG ACCTCTATTGCCGAGTGCTTGACGTACCTTGACAATGGTGTTGTGTTTGTCGGTTCTCGCCTTGGTGATTCCCAGCTTGTGAAG ctCAATGTTGACAGCAATGAACAAGGCTCCTATGTAGTGGCCATGGAAACCTTTACCAATTTAGGACCCATTGTGGACATGTGTGTTGTGGACCTggagaggcaggggcagggaCAG ctGGTCACTTGCTCTGGGGCATTCAAGGAAGGTTCCTTGCGAATCATCCGGAACGGAATTGGAATCCACGAGCATGCCAGCATTGACTTGCCAGGCATCAAAG gcctgtggccactgaggTCTGATCCCAACCGGGAGACTGATGACACGTTGGTGCTCTCTTTTGTGGGCCAGACAAG AGTTCTCATGTTAAATGGAGAGGAAGTGGAAGAAACCGAACTGATGGGTTTTGTGGACGATCAGCAGACTTTCTTCTGTGGCAACGTGGCTCATCAACAACTTATCCAG ATCACTTCGGCGTCTGTGAGGCTGGTCTCCCAGGAGCCCAAGGCGCTGGTGAGTGAGTGGAAGGAGCCTCAGGGCAAGAACATCAGCGTGGCCTCCTGCAACAGCAGCCAGGTGGTGGTCGCCGTGGGGAGGGCCCTCTACTACCTGCAGATCCACCCGCAGGAGCTCCGGCAGATCAG CCACACAGAGATGGAACACGAAGTGGCCTGCTTAGACATCACCCCTCTAGGGGACAGCAATGGAATGTCCCCTCTTTGTGCCATTGGCCTCTGGACAGACATCTCAGCCCGAATTGCAAAGCTGCCCTCTTTTGAGCTACTGCACAAAGAGATGCTGGGTGGAg AGATCATTCCCCGTTCCATCCTGATGACCACCTTTGAGAGCAGCCACTACCTCCTTTGTGCCTTGGGAGACGGAGCGCTCTTCTATTTTGGACTCAACATTGAGACAG GCCTATTGAGCGACCGTAAGAAGGTGACTCTGGGCACCCAGCCCACAGTATTGAGAACTTTCCGTTCTCTTTCAACCACCAACGTCTTTGCTTGCTCTGACCGCCCCACTGTCATCTATAGCAGCAACCACAAATTGGTCTTCTCCAATGTCAACCTCAAGGAAGTGAACTACATGTGTCCCCTCAATTCAGATGGCTATCCTGACAG CCTGGCACTGGCCAACAACAGCACCCTCACAATTGGCACGATCGACGAGATCCAGAAGTTGCACATTCGGACGGTCCCCCTCTATGAATCGCCCAG GAAGATCTGCTATCAGGAGGTGTCCCAGTGCTTCGGGGTCCTCTCCAGCCGCATCGAAGTTCAGGACACGAGTGGGGGCACAACTGCTCTGAGGCCCAGTGCCAGCACCCAG GCCCTGTCCAGCAGCGTCAGCTCCAGCAAGTTGTTCTCCAGCAGCACAGCCCCTCACGAGACCTCCTTTGGAGAAGAGGTGGAGGTGCATAACCTCCTTATCATTGACCAGCACACCTTTGAAG TGCTTCATGCCCACCAGTTTCTGCAGAATGAGTATGCCCTCAGCCTGGTCTCCTGCAAGTTGGGCAAAGACCCCAACACGTACTTCATCGTGGGCACGGCCATGGTGTACCCGGAAGAGGCAGAGCCCAAGCAGGGCCGTATTGTGGTCTTTCAGTACTCAGATG gaaaACTACAGACTGTGGCTGAGAAGGAGGTGAAGGGGGCCGTGTACTCCATGGTGGAGTTTAACGGGAAGCTGTTAGCCAGCATCAACAGCACG gtGCGGCTCTATGAGTGGACGACGGAGAAGGAGCTCCGCACCGAGTGCAATCACTACAACAACATCATGGCGCTCTACCTGAAGACCAAGGGCGACTTCATCCTGGTGGGCGACCTGATGCGCTCTGTGCTCCTGCTGGCCTACAAGCCCATGGAGGGCAACTTCGAAGAG atTGCTCGAGACTTTAACCCCAACTGGATGAGTGCTGTGGAAATCTTGGATGATGACAATTTCCTGGGGGCTGAAAATGCCTTTAACTTGTTCGTGTGTCAGAAGGATAG CGCTGCCACCACGGACGAGGAGCGGCAACACCTCCAGGAGGTTGGGCTCTTCCACTTGGGCGAGTTTGTCAACGTCTTTTGTCACGGCTCTCTGGTTATGCAGAACCTGGGCGAGACCTCCACCCCCACACAGGGCTCGGTGCTCTTTGGCACGGTCAACGGCATGATTG GCCTGGTGACCTCACTGTCAGAGAGCTGGTACAACCTCTTGTTGGACATGCAGAATCGACTCAATAAAGTCATCAAAAGTGTGGGCAAGATTGAGCACTCCTT CTGGAGATCCTTTCATACTGAACGAAAGACAGAACCAGCCACTGGTTTCATCGATGGCGACTTGATTGAGAGTTTCCTGGATATCAGCCGGCCTAAGATGCAGGAAGTTGTGGCAAACCTACAG TATGATGATGGCAGCGGGATGAAGCGAGAGGCCACTGCGGATGACCTGATCAAGGTGGTGGAGGAGTTAACTCGGATCCATTAG